A genomic window from Hyla sarda isolate aHylSar1 chromosome 8, aHylSar1.hap1, whole genome shotgun sequence includes:
- the LOC130284615 gene encoding QRFP-like peptide receptor has translation MNSSTQMPMYNYSLLDFTIKGNLSQPIFGNDSREVDIKELEKMVFRFDKEPVTITLTAMYILSFVVGIIGNIMSIKVLTRKRTGRTSSLSATRSLLINLAICDLMVVCVCMPITVGNLIYKAWVYGDFLCRAVPFIQAVSVSASVLSLTVISVNRYYNVHNPLNARSFFTQRKIHCTIVVVWLLSSSICLPLIFMNRMDEIEIAPGLSIVFPICTEIWPHVMFKQAYNFLLFCCLYCLPVLFNMVICFLTIRKLWSSSGNFKDCDSRNQSLPVSRLKVRKKIAKMVVSLVSLFAVSWLPVYTLDIWIDFYIPKPSQDDTPSPWILHLRPFAQWLGLTNSSLNPICYCFVGDLYRSAKHMKSMYHNRMVSLFSFSFSDGSPSAVPKLLSYKNSLHSTKRSKLNCPLSMGDKCENCYPGISMSETSDITSHSLS, from the coding sequence ATGAATTCCTCTACACAGATGCCCATGTACAACTATTCTCTCCTAGACTTCACCATAAAGGGCAACCTGTCTCAGCCGATCTTCGGAAATGACAGCAGAGAAGTGGATATAAAGGAGCTTGAGAAAATGGTCTTTCGCTTCGACAAGGAACCTGTGACTATAACCCTTACCGCCATGTATATCCTGTCTTTCGTTGTGGGCATCATTGGCAATATCATGTCTATTAAAGTGTTGACTAGGAAACGCACTGGCAGGACATCCAGTTTGAGCGCCACCAGAAGTCTACTTATAAATTTGGCCATCTGTGACCTCATGGTGGTCTGTGTGTGTATGCCCATCACTGTCGGTAACTTGATCTACAAAGCCTGGGTATATGGCGATTTCCTTTGTAGAGCAGTGCCCTTCATTCAAGCTGTATCCGTTTCAGCAAGCGTACTAAGTCTTACAGTTATCAGTGTTAATAGGTATTATAATGTCCATAACCCATTGAATGCTAGATCTTTCTTCACCCAGAGGAAAATTCATTGCACAATTGTGGTGGTATGGCTCCTATCCTCAAGTATCTGTTTGCCTCTAATATTTATGAATAGAATGGATGAGATAGAGATCGCCCCAGGACTTTCTATCGTATTTCCGATCTGTACAGAGATTTGGCCTCATGTCATGTTCAAGCAGGCCTACAACTTCCTCCTGTTCTGTTGTTTGTATTGCTTACCAGTCCTATTCAATATGGTCATTTGCTTCCTCACCATACGTAAATTATGGAGCTCCTCGGGCAACTTCAAAGATTGCGACTCCAGGAATCAGTCCTTACCAGTGTCCCGACTGAAGGTCAGAAAGAAAATTGCCAAAATGGTGGTGTCCTTGGTGTCCCTTTTTGCAGTTTCTTGGCTTCCTGTGTACACGCTAGATATTTGGATTGATTTTTATATTCCGAAACCTTCTCAAGACGATACTCCATCCCCTTGGATTCTTCATCTCAGGCCTTTTGCTCAATGGCTCGGACTGACAAACTCTAGCCTTAATCCGATATGTTATTGTTTTGTTGGTGATCTCTACCGGTCGGCAAAGCACATGAAGAGCATGTACCACAACAGGATGGTCTCCCTCTTTAGCTTCTCATTTTCCGATGGATCTCCATCGGCAGTCCCTAAATTGTTGTCTTACAAGAACTCTTTACACTCCACCAAAAGGTCCAAACTCAACTGCCCGTTGTCAATGGGGGACAAATGTGAAAACTGCTATCCCGGGATCA